Sequence from the Amycolatopsis sp. NBC_00345 genome:
CGCCGGGCTCAGCGGTAGTTGTTCCAGAGCTTCCTGATCGTGGCCCAGGTCGGCTTCGGGCCGGGCAGCGGCGTGGCGTTCGGGGCGCGCAGGCCGTCCAGGACGATGCCGAGGGTGCGCCCCCGCAGCGTCGCCGAGCGCATCCCGTCCAGCTCCGGGTGGCTGCGAAGCTCAGTGAGCAGCAGGACGACGTCGTGGGCGGTGATGTCCGCACGCAGGACCCCGGCGGACTGGGCGTGTGTCACCAGGCGCTGGACCTGGTCGCGCGCCGCCCGGCTGGCAGCCAGGATCTCGTCGGTGACCGGGAACGCCTTGCCGGGCGCCGGGGCGCCGGACAGGCCCGCGTCGAGGCAGGCGTGGAGGAACGACGTGAAACCGTGCCACGGGTCCGGGTCGGCGAGCCCGCGCAGCGCCTCGACCCCGGTCTGCACGATGTTGTGCTTCAGCAGCTCGCGCATCAGGTCCTCCTTCGCCGGGTAACGGCGGTAGAGGGTGCCCATGCCGACGCCGGCGCGGGCGGCGATCGCGGAGACCGGGGCGTCGGCGCCGTGCTCGAGGAAGACCGCGCGGGCGGCGGCCAGGATACGGTCGTCGTTGCGGAGTGCGTCGGAGCGGCGGGCCATGGCGAAAGACTAGCCGAGACCCGCGCGGGGAGTGTTAGAGTGAAGCGGAACGGAGCGCTCCGCTCCGTACTGGAGGGAACCCATCGTGACCAGCAGGATCTTGCAGGGACGGACCGCGTTCGTGACCGGGGGCAGCCGCGGGATCGGGGCGGCGATCGCGCGGGCGCTCGGCGAGCACGGCGCCGACGTCGCGGTGAACTACCACTCGAACGCCACGGCGGCCGAGGCCGTGACCGCGCACGTCATCGCGAACGGCGGCAAAGCCGTTGCGGTGCAAGGGGACGCGGGTGACGCCGGCGACGTCGAGCGGATGACCGAGCAGGCGCGGGCCGCACTCGGGGACATCAACGTGCTCGTCTGCAACGTCATCGGCGACACCCGCGCGCTCGGCGCGCTGTTCCGCGCGTCCGGGTCCGTTGTGGACACGATGGACCGGGTCCGCGGCGTCCGCGAGGTCACCACGACGGCACTGGACGCCGCGCTGCTCCCCTGTCACTTCGTCGTGCCGCAGATGCGACGGCGCGGCGGCGGGTCGATCGTGTTCATCGGCGCGTCCGGCACGCACTCCTCGACGCCGGGGCTGGCGGAGCTCTCCGTGGCCAAGAGCACGCAGGACGCCGTGGCCCGCTCGCTCGCGGTGGAACTGGC
This genomic interval carries:
- a CDS encoding TetR/AcrR family transcriptional regulator; the encoded protein is MARRSDALRNDDRILAAARAVFLEHGADAPVSAIAARAGVGMGTLYRRYPAKEDLMRELLKHNIVQTGVEALRGLADPDPWHGFTSFLHACLDAGLSGAPAPGKAFPVTDEILAASRAARDQVQRLVTHAQSAGVLRADITAHDVVLLLTELRSHPELDGMRSATLRGRTLGIVLDGLRAPNATPLPGPKPTWATIRKLWNNYR
- a CDS encoding SDR family NAD(P)-dependent oxidoreductase — its product is MTSRILQGRTAFVTGGSRGIGAAIARALGEHGADVAVNYHSNATAAEAVTAHVIANGGKAVAVQGDAGDAGDVERMTEQARAALGDINVLVCNVIGDTRALGALFRASGSVVDTMDRVRGVREVTTTALDAALLPCHFVVPQMRRRGGGSIVFIGASGTHSSTPGLAELSVAKSTQDAVARSLAVELAPDGIRVNTVAPGLVPTDANAGPHQEQMIQRVEGVTPAGTVTTVDEVADTVVMLAGDLGRRVTGVFVPLDGGRTLT